A genomic segment from Engystomops pustulosus unplaced genomic scaffold, aEngPut4.maternal MAT_SCAFFOLD_309, whole genome shotgun sequence encodes:
- the GDAP2 gene encoding ganglioside-induced differentiation-associated protein 2, with amino-acid sequence MFCREQAVSSVGLCVVSTQKRAYPLEDATHIALRTVRRFLESHGAALDKVVFAVTEQEEATYLHLLPLYFPRSQEEELSSLPLLPPDIGNAEGEPVVPERQIRICEKPGAPEDESEEDEGLGRDLSLIGSHAFARMEGDIDKQRRLALQGHMSGVALQKQHQRNYNRWLSRARTEDLSDIAALKALYQSGVDNCGRSIIVIVGRNIPVLLIDMEKALLYFIHMMDHIAAKDYILVYFHTLTGEHNHLDSDFLKNVYDVVDAKYKKNLKALYFVHPTFRSKVSTWFFTTFTVSGLKDKVHHVDSLHQLFTAISPEQIEIPPFVLNYDARENGPIFPSHSFSGL; translated from the exons ATGTTTTGCAGGGAGCAGGCCGTGTCCTCTGTGGGGCTTTGTGTTGTCAGCACTCAGAAGAGAGCGTACCCCCTGGAAGACGCCACACACATCGCGTTAC GCACGGTGCGGCGGTTCCTGGAGTCGCACGGTGCGGCGCTGGATAAGGTGGTGTTTGCAGTgacggagcaggaggag GCCACTTACCTGCATCTGCTTCCCCTGTACTTCCCGCgttcacaggaggaggagcttaGCTCGCTCCCCCTCCTTCCCCCGGATATTGGGAACGCTGAAGGAGAGCCCGTGGTCCCGGAGCGACAGATCCGAATCTGTGAGAAACCGGGCGCTCCTGAAG ATGAATCGGAGGAGGATGAAGGTCTGGGGCGCGACCTGTCCCTCATTGGTTCACACGCTTTTGCCCGCATGGAGGGTGACATAGACAAGCAGCGACGGCTGGCATTACAGGGGCACATGTCAGGGGTGGCATTACAGAAGCAGCACCAGAGGAA ttacaaTCGCTGGCTGTCTCGGGCTCGGACTGAAGATCTCTCGGACATTGCAGCTCTGAAGGCCTTGTACCAGTCCG GTGTGGATAACTGTGGCCGCTCCATTATCGTCATTGTGGGAAGGAACATTCCCGTCTTACTCATTGACATGGAGAAG GCCCTGCTGTACTTTATCCACATGATGGATCACATCGCGGCTAAGGACTACATCCTGGTCTACTTCCACACACTGACCGGAGAGCACAACCACCTGGACTCCGACTTCCTGAAGAATGTGTACGACGTGGTGGACGCCAA ATACAAGAAGAATCTGAAGGCTCTTTATTTTGTCCATCCAACATTTCGTTCCAAG GTTTCCACTTGGTTCTTCACGACCTTCACGGTGTCTGGATTGAAGGATAAGGTCCACCATGTTGACAGCCTGCATCAGCTTTTCACTGCCATCTCCCCGGAGCAGATAGAAATCCCCCCATTTGTGCTGAATTATGATGCTCGG GAGAATGGACCCATCTTCCCGTCACACTCGTTCTCAGGCCTCTGA